The segment AACAACAAGAACGACAATTACAACAACAAGAACGACTATTACAACAACAAGAACGACAATTACAACAACAGGAACGACAATTACAACAACAGGAACGACAATTACAACAACAGGAACGACAATTACAACAACAAGAACGACAATTACAACAACAAGAACGACTATTACAACAACAGGAACGACTATTACAACAGGGATgacaataattacaataacaacaacaaagaTAACAGTTATTCTAATAGTAACAACAGACTAAACAGTAACTACAGGAGCAACAGTAGGAGTAATAGCAACTACAATTACAACAACAAGAACGACAATTACAACAACAAGAACGACTATTACAACAACAGGAACGACAATTACAACAACAAGAACGACTATTACAACAACAGGAACGACAATTACAACAACAAGAACGACAATTACAACAACAGGAACGACTATTACAACAACAAGAACGACTATTACAACAACAGGAACGACAATTACAACAGGGATgacaataattacaataacaacaacagaGATAACAGTTATTCTAATAGTAACAACAGACTAAACAGTAACTACAGGAGCAACAGTAGGAGTAATAGCAACTACAATTACAACAACAAGAACGACAATTACAACAACAGGAACGACAATTACAACAACAGAAACGACAATTACAACAACAAGAACGACAATTACAACAACAAGAACGACTATTACAACAACAAGAACGACTATTACAACAACAGGAACGACAATTACAACAACAGGAACgacaataattacaataacaacaacagaGATAACAGTAATTCTAATAGTAACAACAGGGCAGTCAGTAActacaataacaacaacaatgACTACAATAATAGAGGTGACAGCAACAACGATAATAACAACAGGAGTGACAGTGACTACAACAGCAACAGCAACTCCAATAGAAACAACAGGAATGACAATAACTACAACAACAACAATTACTACAATAGAGGAAATAACAACTACTAAAGACCGGATTATATGCATCATAAAATGTGTCAAAAAATGtatcattaaatatttgaaaaatagcCTTTCGTGTTTTCTTTACCAAATTACATGAAATTATAGGGTAGGTTAACAGTTCGATACTAAAATTTGTGCCTTCTGTCactcaaaattttttttttattataaaggaAAAGGACCTTTCGATATTCACTGAGTTAACTGAGCAGTATTTCACTTTGGGTGCTATCTTACTTAGCAATGATTGTTTCTGGCAAAAGATCACCTCTCCCATCAATAAAACTGACAATTATTTGACCCACCCAAAGGTTCAAAGCCTGCGCTGTTGCTCAATCTGGCATTACGGAAATTGACCCAattccttcatcatcatcatcatcagcctatcgcagtccactgctggacataggcctctccaagacCCAATTCCTTGGCACAGAGACATTAGAATGCTTTCAATCCTTAACATTCAGGCCCTGCCACTTTCAGATAAACCTAGTTGTTATATCGCAATATAGGGGCTTTTTTTCCCCATCATCATCTggatagccttttcccaaccacgctgggggtcagcttccagtggaaccggatgcagctgagtaccagtgctttacaaggagcgactgcctacatGCCTATCTAACGATGAGAAATACCCTAGTATTAAGAATGTTGAATATCTTTTGTATGATAAAGTCTATGTAATCGTTATCTTTCTGCCCTGTGCCAAAGTCATTTGGGGTGGGCGcaacatgtttttttcttctattccTCTCTGTCGGACgccatacttacatccactccctattgcttcatgtcctctttcaggcaatcaatccatctttttctcggtctacctctgcctctccatccttccacattcatacttagcacactctaatataattaaatataaagtcTAATATAATTCTGTGATCGCCATCCATGTATGAAGTAAAATGGATGGCCTAAGAAAGGCATGTCCTGAAGACATTCCCGAGAAATATAACACCGACATTTAAGGGATGCTTTTGATAAGCATAGAATTcgatatgaataaattattttgtgattttggACTTCTTTGATCCCTGTAAGCAAATGAGCTCGTCGCTAAATAGCGATTTCTTCCATTTTACGGAAAGCACCTTAAGCTGTTCTTACATGTATAGTCCCAGCTGTGTTTAAACATCTTCGACAGTTGTTATGATTTATAGTTAGAAGGCACAAAGGCATAACTAATAACTGGGTTGTGTTACATAGATGCCAGAAAACTTCGTAAGAaactaaaatgcattttttcgaTTTTTAAGTACACCACTAGGTTAGAACTTCAAAACAGTAATTATAGTTCCATTCTACATCCATTAGCAAAATAACTTGCCCCtagtatcccagggtcaaagcCTATTGTCCTTCACTATTTAAATCGATAAACTAGAGTCCAGAAATCATTACACTTATTCttgattaatttatatgtacacttaccataaatatttaaaaaattgcatcaagaCACTCCTCCTCAttgctgcccaccgggagtgtacccaagaggctggcagcattgccacgttggacgGCAATTACTTTTTGacccaaaatataaaccaaccTTGATTAATTTAGGTTTTGTTTAATTCGCCCATATCTATCATGGTTTACCTTTTACCTAAAATTCGTTGAAATATTTAACGATTTCATAAATTGTTATCAATAGCAATACTCAGCATACTATGTCCATGTACTGTGTGTGTCTATATCTTTTTAATATCTAATATTCGttttaagggttccgtacccaaagggtaaaacgggaccctattgttttcgctcctctgtccgtccgtccgtccgtacacccgtccgtctgtcaccaggctgtatctcatgaaccgtgatagttagagttgaaattttcacagacgatgtatttctgttgccgctataacaacaaatactgaaaacttgaacaaaataaatattttgggtgctcccatacaacaaacgtgattctttgctcattttataaataatggtacggaactcttcgagcgcgagtccgactcgcacttgacctgTTTTTTCTTCATAGAACCATTTCAGAGGAGAACCAAGCTCaaaatcaagattttttaataaCGCCACCAAATTCCATGAACTAGATTAATTAACggaaaaattaataacattgcAGGAAATACAatgtaaacaaagaaaacaattaatcaaGTAGAAAAACAAAACTTGATTAAAATTTATGTAACGTGAAGTTTACTTCAGCAGAAAAAAAACAGACTAGGGCTATATTTGGAAGGTAGTCGTCTAAGAAGAAAGTAAAATGGCGGCTACAGGACCAAATCTCAAGTTCCTTctaaatatagtatttttactTGTCGTAACGGtaagtttttattcattttcattttttttcgaaataattggcttctttttatattttataaaatttttattttattatagtttgatGAATTTTCTATGCCAAGGTGCTCTTAAACTATGAATTACCAAGATAGTGGTGTTACTAAATCACTCCCGGTAGGCTTTCTCgtaactcaaaatcatttattcaaacttggctactaaacagcactttttggaATGGTGGGCATTTCTGTGGGCATACCAAAataagtaagtctgacaccagtctaaccaaggggtatcgggttgcccgggtaactgggttgaggggctcagataggcagtcgctccttgtaaagcactaataCTCAActtatccggttagactggaagccgaccccaacatagatgggaaaaaggctcggaggatgatgggcaTTTGTATGTGCATACGTGGCAAAATGCTCATCCGAGGTCATGACACGTCAGTTCAAGGACCA is part of the Helicoverpa zea isolate HzStark_Cry1AcR chromosome 26, ilHelZeax1.1, whole genome shotgun sequence genome and harbors:
- the LOC124642867 gene encoding GATA zinc finger domain-containing protein 14-like yields the protein MIFKNKLQGLQSKSGKLKPTEVLSDLLEKDREKTLIVLVDNDKSSENINDEKNFYRSNELDPISDANALDNINNDLVKANYQTVLYDILRSDRRPNNEEEREAQEILIEQALRSRCQQKVQCEEKCSRSQERKPKKERNYNNNNKYRNDNNNNNRNDNNNNRDDSNSNSNNRLNRNYRSNSRSNSNYNKNNRNDYYNNKNDNYNNRNDYYNNKNDYYNNRNDNYNNKNDYYNNKNDYYNNRNDNYNRDDNNYNNNNRDNSYSNSNNRLNSNYRSNSRSNSNYNYNNKNDNYNNKNDYYNNKNDNYNNRNDNYNNRNDNYNNRNDNYNNKNDNYNNKNDYYNNRNDYYNRDDNNYNNNNKDNSYSNSNNRLNSNYRSNSRSNSNYNYNNKNDNYNNKNDYYNNRNDNYNNKNDYYNNRNDNYNNKNDNYNNRNDYYNNKNDYYNNRNDNYNRDDNNYNNNNRDNSYSNSNNRLNSNYRSNSRSNSNYNYNNKNDNYNNRNDNYNNRNDNYNNKNDNYNNKNDYYNNKNDYYNNRNDNYNNRNDNNYNNNNRDNSNSNSNNRAVSNYNNNNNDYNNRGDSNNDNNNRSDSDYNSNSNSNRNNRNDNNYNNNNYYNRGNNNY